One region of gamma proteobacterium HIMB55 genomic DNA includes:
- a CDS encoding tetratricopeptide repeat protein,von Willebrand factor type A-like protein (PFAM: von Willebrand factor type A domain; Tetratricopeptide repeat) has translation MTDIHLIRPELLWLLPAVLPLLLVAWRRQSQGGDWSKAIDSDLLPHLIAEEGARGNRLRQLWWLALPILVIGAAGPSLERAELPVFEKSDALVIVLDLSQSMWATDTQPSRVRRARQKIMDVLDTRSEGVTGMVVFAGDAHVVTPLTDDARTIENLLSALSPDIMPLQGSNATEALVLSAGLLETAGLTNGSVLLITDGLPKFSVSDARDALGRVNATLSILTVGSETGAPIPLPEGGFLRDSEDQIVIPAVDKEVINRIASELQAKTADASVDDADIQFLLSGNESSITAEDSLERKTDTWIDLGFWLAALAALFMLPLFRRGALSVLLAGLFLTHADTSEASILDNLWSTPDQKAAKALEAGDAERAAVLFEDTDWRGTAHYEAGDYRSASAEFGKGESADALYNRANALALAGDLQGAIDSYDKSLAIEPEQQDAIANRELVKSLLEQEQQQQENNEQDGDSDQSEEQGDSQESESDSSAQDQQSESDSQEGESESQDQQPSDQDTQPGAEGEMSEDMDMSELEQATEEQMARFNEALEEQQALEQWLRRVPDDPGGLLRRKFRYQTIQRLRNGEEPDEDVRW, from the coding sequence ATGACAGACATCCACCTCATTCGCCCTGAGCTTCTCTGGCTGTTACCCGCCGTTCTGCCGCTACTGCTGGTCGCATGGCGGCGACAGTCACAAGGCGGCGACTGGTCTAAAGCCATCGACAGTGACCTGCTACCACACCTGATCGCCGAGGAAGGTGCCCGCGGCAACCGATTGCGTCAGCTTTGGTGGCTAGCACTTCCGATACTTGTAATAGGTGCGGCAGGCCCCTCGCTTGAGCGCGCAGAATTACCCGTTTTCGAAAAGTCAGACGCACTCGTCATTGTCTTGGATCTCAGTCAGTCGATGTGGGCAACAGATACACAACCCAGTCGTGTTCGACGAGCTCGACAGAAGATCATGGATGTCCTCGACACGCGTTCAGAGGGTGTCACTGGCATGGTGGTATTCGCAGGCGATGCGCATGTGGTAACGCCGCTTACGGACGATGCCCGCACCATTGAGAATTTATTAAGCGCCCTATCGCCCGATATCATGCCGCTACAGGGATCCAATGCCACCGAGGCACTCGTCCTTTCAGCAGGACTGCTCGAGACCGCAGGCCTTACAAACGGTAGCGTGTTGCTAATAACCGACGGTTTACCCAAATTTTCCGTGAGCGATGCACGCGACGCGCTGGGCCGAGTCAATGCGACGCTGAGCATTCTCACAGTGGGGTCAGAGACTGGTGCGCCCATCCCATTACCCGAGGGTGGATTCCTCAGAGACAGTGAAGACCAAATTGTCATCCCCGCCGTCGATAAAGAAGTGATAAATCGCATAGCGTCCGAGCTACAGGCGAAGACAGCCGATGCCTCTGTCGACGACGCCGACATCCAGTTTTTACTCTCGGGTAATGAGTCGAGTATCACAGCCGAGGACTCGCTTGAGCGTAAAACAGACACCTGGATCGATCTCGGCTTTTGGCTAGCGGCTTTGGCGGCACTCTTTATGCTGCCGCTGTTTCGACGCGGGGCCCTCAGCGTCCTACTCGCGGGCCTCTTTTTGACGCACGCAGATACCAGCGAAGCGAGTATCCTCGACAACCTCTGGTCGACGCCCGATCAGAAAGCGGCGAAGGCACTGGAGGCCGGTGATGCCGAGCGCGCTGCGGTCTTGTTCGAGGACACAGATTGGCGAGGCACGGCGCATTACGAAGCTGGCGATTATCGATCAGCCTCGGCCGAGTTTGGCAAAGGCGAATCGGCAGACGCGCTATACAACCGAGCGAACGCGCTAGCACTTGCCGGAGACTTACAAGGCGCCATCGATAGCTACGATAAATCGTTGGCGATTGAACCCGAGCAACAGGACGCGATAGCGAATCGAGAGCTGGTGAAGTCGCTTCTCGAACAAGAGCAGCAGCAACAAGAAAATAACGAGCAGGATGGCGACAGCGATCAGTCGGAAGAGCAGGGTGACTCTCAGGAATCCGAAAGTGACTCTTCTGCTCAAGATCAACAGAGCGAGAGTGATTCGCAGGAAGGTGAATCAGAATCTCAAGATCAGCAACCCAGTGATCAGGACACGCAGCCGGGAGCCGAGGGTGAGATGAGCGAGGACATGGATATGTCTGAGCTCGAGCAAGCCACCGAGGAGCAAATGGCGCGCTTTAATGAGGCACTGGAAGAGCAACAGGCGCTTGAACAATGGCTTCGACGCGTGCCCGATGATCCCGGTGGTCTGCTCCGGCGCAAATTCCGCTATCAAACAATCCAACGCCTTAGAAACGGAGAGGAACCCGATGAAGACGTTCGCTGGTAA
- a CDS encoding aminopeptidase N (PFAM: Domain of unknown function (DUF3458); Peptidase family M1~TIGRFAM: aminopeptidase N, Escherichia coli type): MMREGAPKTIYRKDYKAPDFFIDSVELAFDIFDGRTRVASKLTIQRNGKNHAPLVLDGESLEIVSLVINGRALSADEYRYANGKLTIENVPDQVCFEAEVDIVPEKNTSLEGLYRSRTMYCTQCEAEGYRKITFGLDRPDVLSTYTVSLTADKNTCPVLLSNGNEVSRSSADNNRHTVVWHDPHPKPSYLFAIVAGDLELVSDTFKTISGKTVDLRIWVEAKDIGYCEHAMTSLKASMRWDEERYGLEYDLDLFNIVAVDDFNMGAMENKSLNIFNTSCVLAHPDITTDLGYQRVESVVAHEYFHNFSGNRVTCRDWFQLSLKEGFTVYRDAEFSADMNSRGVKRIEDVAFLRTHQFAEDAGPMAHPVRPDSFIEISNFYTMTVYEKGAEVVRMLNTLLGDEAFYCGASLYFERFDGMAVTCDDFVDAMQEASGKDLSQFRRWYEQAGTPVIAVETKFDEASGNFDISFEQRNPPTPGQDTKPPLHIPVAMSLLVDGKHHDLGEGEKERVVELTEASETISINGLSKQPVLSLLRGFSAPVRLELEQSSDELVALIGFDDDPYVRWDASQRLAFEAIDEGTGMLAPDYVDALRRVLAGPSEAAMKAQLLALPTEASIADRHSQSGLVDVHKIHASKQSVASALGEGLRDELTHIVSKGMAASEPYAPSAAQIGDRALVHTALNLLVASDSNWLNTAREMYFAATNLSDRLCAARLVVHYGDDVHREEVLQHFFDRWQSENLVVNQWFVMQATRPEMSTVAAVNALTEHAAFDWRNPNKVRSLISSFAGANPVAFHSTDGSGYALLGDAVRRLQSENPQIASRMLAPLTRFKRYAHGQEMMRAELSSIAALDNLSQDVFEVVQRSLSDG; the protein is encoded by the coding sequence ATGATGCGTGAGGGCGCACCAAAAACGATCTATCGGAAGGACTACAAAGCCCCCGATTTCTTTATCGACTCCGTTGAGTTGGCGTTCGATATTTTTGATGGACGAACGCGCGTTGCGAGCAAACTTACTATCCAGCGCAACGGCAAAAACCACGCGCCGCTCGTATTAGATGGCGAGTCATTGGAGATCGTCAGCCTGGTGATTAATGGACGAGCGCTGAGTGCCGACGAATATCGCTATGCTAACGGCAAACTAACCATCGAGAACGTGCCCGACCAAGTCTGTTTCGAAGCAGAGGTCGATATCGTACCCGAGAAAAATACATCGCTTGAGGGCTTATATCGCTCACGAACGATGTATTGCACGCAGTGTGAGGCAGAGGGCTATCGCAAGATCACCTTTGGTTTGGATCGTCCTGATGTGCTCTCGACTTACACGGTATCGCTCACAGCCGACAAAAACACTTGCCCGGTGCTCCTTAGTAACGGCAACGAGGTTAGCCGAAGCTCGGCCGACAATAATCGACACACCGTCGTTTGGCATGACCCACACCCCAAGCCCAGCTATCTATTTGCCATTGTTGCAGGTGACCTCGAACTAGTTTCAGACACCTTTAAGACAATATCAGGGAAGACGGTCGATCTTAGGATATGGGTTGAAGCTAAGGACATTGGCTACTGCGAGCATGCGATGACATCGCTGAAAGCGTCAATGCGCTGGGACGAGGAGCGGTACGGGCTCGAGTACGATCTTGATCTTTTCAATATTGTCGCCGTCGATGACTTCAATATGGGGGCGATGGAAAACAAGAGCCTCAATATTTTTAATACCTCTTGTGTACTTGCACACCCAGATATCACCACGGACCTTGGCTATCAGCGCGTGGAATCGGTTGTTGCACACGAGTACTTCCACAACTTCTCAGGGAACCGTGTTACCTGTCGGGATTGGTTCCAGCTCAGTTTGAAAGAAGGCTTCACCGTATATCGTGACGCCGAGTTCTCAGCGGATATGAACTCTAGGGGCGTGAAGCGTATCGAGGACGTGGCATTTTTGCGAACCCATCAGTTCGCGGAGGATGCGGGCCCTATGGCGCATCCTGTTCGACCTGATTCGTTCATTGAGATATCGAACTTTTATACGATGACCGTCTACGAGAAGGGCGCCGAGGTTGTGCGCATGCTCAACACGTTGTTGGGTGACGAGGCCTTCTATTGCGGTGCCAGCCTGTATTTCGAGCGATTTGATGGCATGGCAGTTACCTGCGATGACTTTGTCGATGCGATGCAAGAAGCCTCTGGCAAGGATCTCAGTCAATTCCGCCGTTGGTATGAACAAGCTGGTACGCCCGTTATTGCTGTTGAGACTAAGTTCGACGAGGCATCCGGGAACTTCGACATTTCATTCGAGCAGCGCAATCCACCAACGCCTGGTCAGGACACCAAGCCACCGCTTCATATACCTGTGGCTATGTCGCTACTGGTCGATGGGAAGCATCACGACCTTGGCGAAGGCGAGAAAGAGCGTGTTGTGGAGCTTACTGAAGCTTCTGAGACGATCAGTATCAATGGGCTGTCCAAACAACCGGTGCTCTCTCTGCTGCGAGGTTTCTCTGCACCTGTTCGCTTGGAGCTCGAGCAATCAAGCGACGAGCTTGTGGCACTTATAGGCTTTGATGATGATCCCTATGTTCGCTGGGACGCATCTCAGCGTTTGGCCTTCGAGGCGATTGACGAGGGTACAGGAATGCTCGCACCCGATTATGTCGATGCGCTTCGGCGGGTGCTTGCAGGTCCATCTGAAGCTGCGATGAAAGCACAGCTTCTTGCATTACCGACGGAGGCGTCGATCGCAGATCGACACTCACAGAGTGGCCTTGTGGATGTCCACAAAATTCACGCGTCAAAACAAAGTGTGGCTAGCGCCTTGGGAGAAGGGCTGCGCGATGAGCTAACACATATCGTTAGTAAGGGTATGGCCGCCAGCGAGCCGTATGCACCGTCTGCGGCACAAATCGGTGATCGCGCCTTGGTACATACAGCACTCAATTTACTGGTCGCGAGCGACTCAAATTGGCTCAACACCGCCCGTGAGATGTACTTCGCAGCAACAAATTTATCGGACCGCCTTTGCGCGGCTCGCCTCGTCGTTCATTACGGGGACGACGTGCATCGCGAGGAGGTGCTGCAGCATTTCTTTGACCGTTGGCAGTCTGAAAATTTGGTGGTCAACCAGTGGTTCGTCATGCAAGCGACGCGGCCCGAAATGTCCACAGTGGCAGCTGTTAATGCGCTTACGGAGCACGCTGCATTTGATTGGCGAAACCCGAATAAGGTGCGTTCGCTTATCAGCTCGTTTGCGGGTGCGAATCCCGTTGCTTTCCATAGCACTGACGGTAGTGGATACGCGCTACTGGGCGATGCGGTAAGAAGGCTGCAGTCGGAAAACCCGCAGATTGCCTCGCGCATGCTAGCACCGCTAACGCGCTTTAAGCGCTATGCCCATGGCCAGGAAATGATGCGTGCGGAGCTGTCATCGATCGCGGCCTTGGACAATCTGTCTCAGGATGTGTTCGAGGTTGTTCAGCGCTCGTTAAGCGACGGCTGA
- a CDS encoding Protein of unknown function (DUF2797) (PFAM: Protein of unknown function (DUF2797)), with product MIASGNLRKMLTELDSSVHYKLPIGEARVALNPLIGSHIALEFTGVINCVHCARKTNKSFNQGHCFPCFKKLAACDSCIVSPERCHFDEGTCREPDWAENNCFVDHIVYLANTSGVKVGITRHSQVPTRWMDQGATQAQPIARVRHRQLSGLLETALANHVKDKTAWQTMLKGNGEPVSLEEKRKELMELCADDISALQDRFGLQAITLLEDQPAVDIDYPVIEFPTKVKAHNFDKTPRVEGRLMGIKGQYLMFDTGVLNVRKFGGYHVQLESMQ from the coding sequence ATGATCGCATCGGGAAACTTACGCAAAATGCTTACGGAGCTAGACTCCAGCGTGCATTACAAATTACCCATTGGTGAAGCGCGGGTAGCGCTCAATCCACTGATTGGCAGCCATATTGCGCTCGAATTTACCGGGGTCATCAACTGTGTGCATTGCGCCCGGAAGACGAATAAGAGCTTTAATCAAGGGCACTGTTTTCCTTGCTTTAAAAAACTAGCTGCTTGCGATAGTTGTATCGTGAGTCCAGAGAGGTGTCACTTTGACGAGGGCACCTGCCGCGAACCCGATTGGGCGGAGAATAATTGTTTCGTCGACCATATCGTTTATCTGGCAAATACCTCGGGTGTGAAGGTTGGCATTACACGGCACTCCCAAGTTCCAACCCGCTGGATGGATCAGGGCGCAACGCAGGCGCAGCCTATTGCGCGTGTCCGTCACCGACAGCTTTCGGGCTTACTGGAGACGGCGTTGGCTAATCACGTTAAGGACAAAACTGCTTGGCAGACGATGTTAAAAGGTAACGGTGAGCCGGTCTCTTTGGAAGAAAAGAGAAAAGAGTTGATGGAGTTATGCGCCGACGACATTTCCGCGCTTCAGGACCGATTTGGCTTACAAGCGATCACGTTGTTGGAAGATCAACCAGCGGTGGATATCGACTACCCCGTGATCGAATTTCCAACCAAAGTAAAAGCACATAATTTTGATAAAACCCCGAGAGTTGAAGGCCGACTGATGGGCATCAAAGGGCAGTACTTGATGTTTGATACTGGGGTTTTGAATGTCCGCAAATTTGGCGGGTACCACGTACAACTGGAGAGCATGCAATGA
- a CDS encoding hypothetical protein (PFAM: Protein of unknown function (DUF1315)), whose product MSNENEGSGAYENAVKAMPRELYQRMVDALSTGRWPDGRTLTETQRKETMEAVLLWGQFHLPAEERVGFIDKGAKAGDTCDDPVPLKWQ is encoded by the coding sequence ATGTCGAACGAAAATGAAGGGTCTGGCGCATATGAAAATGCGGTGAAGGCTATGCCGAGAGAGCTGTATCAGAGGATGGTTGATGCACTCTCTACCGGGCGCTGGCCGGACGGTCGGACACTGACGGAAACACAGAGAAAAGAGACGATGGAAGCGGTTTTACTTTGGGGGCAGTTTCACTTGCCAGCGGAGGAGCGCGTGGGATTCATCGATAAGGGTGCAAAAGCGGGTGATACCTGTGACGACCCTGTTCCACTCAAGTGGCAATAA